In Paenibacillus sonchi, a single genomic region encodes these proteins:
- a CDS encoding Gfo/Idh/MocA family protein — protein sequence MKITGRTKVAIVGLGDIARKVYLPLLSRHDQVEVVGVLSHSPSTVQGVVHSYRFPRGTTDLKELLSWGPDAVFVHSPTPTHYDIVMKCLNHGIPVYVDKPLSYDLEESRRMAGFAEEKGLLLGVGFNRRFAPMYTAAKAWLDTTGGISACQAFKHRTRLQSGSSRETIHDDLIHILDLLLWLCGEDAELLHSSLKADDAGRMLQSSGMLGWSQGTTGMYSMVRDAGADLEKLELHGNGRSAEVADMERATLYETGSLPRIQHFGSWDTVLERRGFSGAVNHFLSSIDTPLQCGISASAVLSSHELAAKLAD from the coding sequence ATGAAAATTACCGGACGCACAAAGGTGGCGATAGTCGGCCTTGGCGACATTGCCCGCAAAGTTTATCTGCCGCTCCTTTCCCGCCATGATCAGGTAGAGGTGGTGGGGGTGCTCAGCCATTCGCCGTCCACTGTGCAGGGGGTTGTCCATTCTTACCGTTTTCCCAGAGGCACTACAGATCTGAAGGAGCTGCTGTCCTGGGGGCCGGATGCAGTATTTGTGCATAGCCCAACCCCCACACATTATGATATTGTTATGAAATGTCTAAATCATGGAATACCGGTATATGTGGACAAGCCGCTGTCCTATGATCTGGAAGAATCCCGCCGGATGGCCGGCTTCGCTGAAGAGAAGGGGCTGCTGCTGGGTGTGGGCTTCAACCGCCGCTTCGCGCCCATGTATACGGCTGCCAAAGCCTGGCTGGACACAACAGGCGGCATCAGCGCCTGCCAGGCGTTCAAGCACCGGACCAGGCTGCAATCCGGCAGCAGCCGTGAGACTATCCATGACGACCTGATCCATATCCTGGATCTGCTGCTCTGGTTATGCGGGGAAGATGCCGAGCTGCTGCACAGCAGTCTGAAAGCTGACGATGCAGGCCGGATGCTGCAATCTTCCGGGATGCTGGGCTGGAGCCAGGGGACGACCGGTATGTACAGCATGGTACGGGATGCGGGTGCAGACCTGGAGAAGCTGGAGCTGCACGGTAATGGCAGGTCTGCAGAGGTTGCGGATATGGAACGGGCAACGCTGTACGAAACAGGTTCACTGCCGCGTATACAGCATTTCGGGAGCTGGGATACCGTGCTTGAACGCAGGGGCTTCAGCGGCGCGGTGAATCATTTTTTGAGCAGTATAGACACACCATTGCAGTGCGGCATATCCGCTTCAGCCGTCTTGTCCAGCCATGAGCTGGCGGCGAAATTAGCCGATTGA
- a CDS encoding TVP38/TMEM64 family protein, translating into MRKWLTVLLYVSGIFLAFIYRYDILAWLRQDHNALLGLSAAALLALFPVVPYKLIIGIYGYAYGSLTAALICWSASTLAGAVIYGVVKYMFKEKAGKYLTSVPALGKFTSAVQRRPFAAVVLARLVPVIPQMGVNIYAGAAGLPFWSYLAASGLGKIPGIALYAFLGGQLFDHPRSGLMAVMVYVVVLALAVFALRPRSLWTKE; encoded by the coding sequence ATGAGAAAATGGCTGACGGTACTGCTGTATGTTTCGGGGATTTTCCTCGCGTTTATCTACAGGTATGATATCCTGGCCTGGCTGCGCCAGGACCACAATGCGCTTCTGGGTCTCAGTGCCGCCGCTTTACTGGCGCTGTTCCCTGTGGTGCCTTACAAGCTGATCATCGGGATATACGGTTATGCCTATGGAAGTCTGACCGCTGCGCTGATCTGCTGGAGTGCCTCCACCCTGGCCGGGGCGGTTATCTATGGTGTTGTTAAATACATGTTCAAGGAAAAAGCCGGGAAGTATCTGACTTCTGTGCCTGCCCTGGGCAAATTCACTTCAGCCGTGCAGCGGAGGCCGTTTGCCGCCGTGGTCCTGGCCCGGCTGGTTCCTGTCATCCCGCAGATGGGGGTTAACATCTACGCGGGGGCTGCCGGTTTACCCTTTTGGAGCTATCTCGCCGCATCCGGACTCGGCAAAATCCCCGGCATCGCCTTATATGCTTTTCTTGGAGGCCAGCTCTTCGACCATCCACGGAGCGGGCTGATGGCGGTCATGGTCTATGTGGTTGTACTCGCTCTGGCTGTATTCGCGCTCCGCCCGCGGTCGCTTTGGACCAAGGAATGA
- a CDS encoding DUF4349 domain-containing protein: MQKRGLHYLYYLLGLLMFAVVVAGCGSGGNNDAAGNSLMKADTASTEASVDGGAAQNASADVAEQSMTSKAEAPAAEGTKGGGGNSAVGSTDAAQTSKGTAGFTGSDVVAGLNKKLIYHANLTMEVKDYAAAQTEVRNMVTLANGYIIEFSESTSEYERGGTFILKVPASGFSSFLSSLEKIKNEKLQRQIQGQDVSEEYVDLESRLKAKQLMESQYIEFMKKATKSADLVAFANQLGAIQEEIETIKGRMRYIDQNVSFSTVELRLYQTGESLNLTKTKEQGPLMNRASEALQGSLHALSVMFQWIFIFLAAAFPVLIIAAIVVLIVLWFRRKAKPRDRGRADRMQMANREPKQPLPQKPDERPAPAQVEGELDNKKPE, encoded by the coding sequence ATGCAAAAAAGGGGTCTGCATTATCTGTATTATCTATTGGGGTTACTGATGTTTGCTGTGGTTGTGGCAGGGTGCGGGTCTGGAGGAAACAACGATGCTGCGGGGAATTCGCTTATGAAGGCGGATACGGCCAGTACGGAGGCAAGCGTAGACGGCGGTGCGGCGCAGAATGCTTCAGCAGACGTTGCAGAGCAGTCTATGACCTCTAAAGCTGAGGCGCCTGCCGCTGAAGGGACCAAGGGCGGTGGCGGAAATTCAGCAGTCGGCAGCACGGACGCAGCACAGACGTCAAAGGGAACGGCTGGTTTTACAGGAAGCGACGTTGTGGCAGGACTGAACAAAAAACTGATCTATCACGCCAATCTCACCATGGAAGTGAAGGATTACGCTGCGGCGCAGACAGAGGTCCGGAATATGGTGACCCTTGCAAATGGCTATATTATTGAATTTTCGGAGAGTACATCCGAGTATGAGCGGGGCGGAACCTTTATTCTTAAGGTGCCGGCGTCGGGGTTTTCTTCCTTTCTGAGCAGCCTGGAAAAAATCAAAAACGAAAAGCTTCAGCGTCAGATTCAGGGTCAGGATGTTTCAGAGGAATATGTGGATTTGGAGTCGCGCCTCAAAGCCAAGCAGCTGATGGAGAGCCAATACATCGAGTTTATGAAAAAGGCAACCAAATCCGCCGACCTTGTAGCGTTTGCGAACCAGCTCGGCGCCATTCAGGAAGAGATTGAGACGATCAAGGGCAGAATGCGCTACATTGACCAGAATGTCTCTTTTTCAACGGTTGAGCTTCGCTTGTATCAGACCGGTGAAAGCTTGAATCTTACAAAAACCAAAGAGCAAGGCCCGCTGATGAACCGGGCTTCGGAGGCGCTTCAGGGCAGTCTGCATGCGCTGTCCGTAATGTTTCAGTGGATCTTTATATTTCTGGCAGCCGCGTTCCCGGTATTGATTATAGCTGCGATTGTGGTGTTGATTGTGCTCTGGTTCCGCAGAAAAGCCAAGCCGCGGGATCGCGGAAGGGCAGATCGTATGCAGATGGCCAACCGGGAGCCGAAGCAGCCGCTGCCGCAAAAACCGGATGAACGGCCTGCGCCTGCGCAGGTTGAAGGAGAGCTTGACAATAAAAAGCCGGAGTAA
- a CDS encoding DUF1540 domain-containing protein, with protein sequence MAKDVQCAVNSCTYWAEENKCNAESIFVAYHSSKQPSNAEETDCKTFERK encoded by the coding sequence ATGGCAAAAGACGTACAATGCGCAGTGAATTCCTGCACCTACTGGGCGGAGGAAAACAAATGCAATGCCGAATCTATCTTTGTTGCTTACCACAGCTCAAAACAGCCTTCAAATGCTGAGGAAACAGACTGCAAAACCTTTGAAAGAAAATAA
- the metE gene encoding 5-methyltetrahydropteroyltriglutamate--homocysteine S-methyltransferase yields MTNKITTSNLGYPRIGKNREWKKTLEAYWSGKIDEQDFLAQMAGIQLQHLQSQQKAGIDLIPVNDFTFYDHVLDTAVMFGIIPQRYAYNGGAVPLDLYFAMARGNASAPACEMTKWFNTNYHYIVPEIGSLTPQLTENKPLAAYRFAKTQAGIEGKPVIVGLYTFLKLSKGFPAAEIGEVAARFLPVYIQLLQELEQEGVAWVQIDEPAVVTGLTPEEIALLKNIYNGISAAVPGLKLILQTYFEAAEPLEALLELPVQAIGLDFVHDGGANLEAIERLGWPAGKLLGAGIIDGRSIWRADPDAKLGLIQKLAAHVPLDRLILQPSSSLLHVPVTVQSEGKLKPAVKQALAFADEKLAELGLLAAAAGGGNGNAAAQLAESREALAAFRALPERGRQDVAEQVRRLDALPDSRSLPFAERVKLQQAKWKLPLLPTTTIGSFPQTAEVRQARLKWRKGVWNEERYDTFVRRQIAEAITFQEELGLDVLVHGEFERTDMVEFFGEKLAGYLFTQNGWVQSYGSRCVKPPVIYADVAFIQPMTVKESVYAQSLTRLPVKGMLTGPVTILNWSFVRDDLSREEVAKQIALALRHEVQALEDAGIEMIQVDEPAIREGLPLKAEDHEHYLNWAVRSFRVATNHVKDTTQVHTHMCYSEFNDMIGAISAMDADVISIETSRSHGELIAAFEDDDYDKGIGLGVYDIHSPRVPEVEEMTHNIERALRVLDAGQFWINPDCGLKTRGWEETEAALRNMVLAAANVRENNA; encoded by the coding sequence ATGACAAACAAGATTACAACCAGCAATCTGGGGTACCCGAGAATCGGTAAAAACCGCGAGTGGAAAAAAACGCTGGAGGCCTACTGGTCCGGCAAAATAGATGAGCAGGATTTCCTTGCCCAAATGGCCGGAATTCAGCTTCAGCATCTGCAGTCGCAGCAGAAGGCCGGCATTGATCTGATTCCGGTAAATGATTTTACCTTCTACGATCATGTGCTGGATACCGCTGTAATGTTCGGCATTATTCCACAGCGGTATGCTTATAACGGCGGGGCCGTTCCGCTCGATCTGTATTTCGCCATGGCCCGCGGCAACGCATCCGCCCCGGCCTGCGAGATGACCAAATGGTTCAACACCAACTACCACTACATTGTACCGGAAATCGGCAGCCTTACCCCGCAGCTTACAGAGAACAAACCGCTGGCCGCCTACCGCTTCGCCAAAACGCAGGCCGGCATTGAAGGCAAGCCGGTTATAGTCGGGCTTTATACCTTCCTGAAGCTGTCTAAGGGATTTCCGGCAGCGGAAATCGGAGAAGTTGCCGCACGGTTCCTGCCGGTTTATATTCAGCTCCTGCAGGAGCTGGAGCAGGAAGGCGTTGCCTGGGTGCAGATCGATGAACCGGCGGTTGTTACCGGGCTGACTCCGGAAGAGATTGCGCTGCTGAAGAATATTTATAACGGGATTTCCGCTGCGGTGCCTGGGCTGAAATTGATCCTGCAGACGTACTTTGAAGCGGCCGAACCGCTGGAAGCCTTGCTGGAGCTGCCGGTACAGGCCATTGGCCTCGACTTCGTCCATGATGGCGGCGCCAACCTGGAAGCGATTGAGCGCCTTGGCTGGCCGGCCGGTAAGCTGCTGGGTGCGGGCATTATTGACGGGCGCAGCATCTGGCGCGCCGACCCTGATGCCAAGCTCGGCCTGATCCAGAAGCTGGCGGCACATGTCCCGCTGGACCGGCTGATTCTCCAGCCGTCCTCAAGTCTGCTGCACGTGCCGGTAACCGTGCAGAGCGAAGGCAAGCTGAAGCCTGCCGTGAAGCAGGCGCTGGCCTTCGCTGACGAGAAGCTGGCAGAGCTTGGGCTGCTCGCCGCAGCTGCCGGCGGCGGGAACGGTAACGCCGCGGCTCAGCTTGCGGAGAGCCGTGAAGCGCTGGCCGCATTCCGCGCTCTTCCTGAACGCGGGCGCCAGGATGTAGCGGAGCAGGTCCGCCGGCTGGACGCGCTTCCGGACAGCCGCAGCCTGCCTTTTGCAGAGCGCGTGAAGCTGCAGCAGGCGAAGTGGAAGCTGCCGCTGCTGCCAACGACAACCATCGGCAGCTTTCCGCAGACGGCAGAGGTGCGGCAGGCGCGTCTCAAATGGCGCAAAGGCGTATGGAATGAAGAGCGCTATGACACGTTCGTCCGCCGCCAAATCGCGGAGGCGATTACCTTTCAGGAGGAGCTGGGCCTGGATGTGCTGGTCCACGGGGAGTTCGAGCGGACAGACATGGTCGAGTTCTTCGGCGAGAAGCTGGCCGGTTATCTGTTCACCCAGAATGGATGGGTGCAGTCCTACGGCTCCCGCTGTGTGAAGCCTCCGGTCATCTATGCGGATGTCGCTTTTATTCAGCCCATGACCGTCAAGGAGAGCGTCTATGCCCAGTCGCTGACGAGGCTCCCGGTAAAAGGGATGCTGACCGGACCGGTAACGATTCTGAACTGGTCATTCGTCCGCGATGATCTCAGCCGGGAAGAGGTCGCCAAGCAAATAGCCCTTGCCCTCCGCCATGAAGTGCAGGCGCTGGAGGATGCCGGCATCGAGATGATCCAGGTGGATGAGCCGGCGATCCGGGAAGGGCTGCCGCTGAAGGCGGAGGACCATGAGCATTACCTCAATTGGGCGGTGCGGTCCTTCCGGGTAGCTACCAATCATGTGAAGGATACCACGCAGGTCCATACCCATATGTGCTACAGCGAGTTCAACGATATGATCGGAGCCATTTCGGCCATGGATGCCGATGTCATCTCTATTGAAACCTCGCGCAGCCATGGGGAGCTGATCGCCGCTTTTGAAGATGATGACTATGATAAAGGCATTGGTCTGGGCGTCTATGATATTCACAGCCCCCGTGTCCCGGAGGTCGAGGAGATGACTCACAATATTGAGCGCGCCCTGCGTGTGCTGGATGCCGGACAATTCTGGATTAACCCGGACTGCGGACTGAAGACACGGGGCTGGGAGGAGACGGAAGCGGCGCTGCGCAACATGGTGCTGGCGGCGGCAAATGTGCGGGAGAATAACGCTTGA